The following coding sequences lie in one Candidatus Dependentiae bacterium genomic window:
- a CDS encoding extracellular solute-binding protein: MKNIKKFISVISITGLLIGIICMNRCSAKKTIIVWHAMDSVLGKIFNEIVDDYNKTSLNIEIKPVFKGTYDQTLDAVINQDSDSEEKEARPHIAQIYEMGTRVMHQEQQKRALFKSLPDVMKTIGAKLDDSLFLPTIAQFYRARATELCSLPFNASTVILFYNKTKFDELGLVPPTTWELFQDIAKSLKEHGAQNVLGAGWLHGHFIDQSAAWHNQAIATQGNGVDGDDAQLCLNSPFFNRHFSALHTWYQNGWLTLKSASDVEKAFVNQEIVMLLQGSNRLPIIQAMLHDSFEVGVAALPYWSCEVEKPYNTIAGGASFWALDGYDQETYQAIAHFFQYLISVDTQMKWHQQSGYIPVIQAAHQAIRSNSFLYKSALAQQAALVAIESLLSQSQEFSRGILLPKFPEIRKIMLDEMSAAIRGDKPVRDALETIDLLSNRCIGI; the protein is encoded by the coding sequence ATGAAAAACATAAAAAAATTTATAAGCGTTATCAGTATAACAGGTTTATTAATCGGTATCATTTGCATGAACAGATGCTCAGCCAAGAAAACAATTATCGTTTGGCATGCAATGGATTCGGTATTGGGAAAAATTTTTAATGAAATTGTTGATGATTACAATAAAACATCTTTGAATATAGAAATCAAACCAGTGTTTAAGGGAACCTATGACCAGACCTTAGATGCTGTTATCAACCAAGACTCTGATTCAGAAGAAAAAGAGGCTCGGCCTCATATTGCTCAGATTTATGAAATGGGTACGCGTGTTATGCATCAAGAGCAGCAAAAGAGGGCACTGTTTAAAAGTCTTCCTGATGTCATGAAGACTATAGGTGCTAAGCTCGATGATTCTTTATTCTTGCCGACTATTGCTCAGTTTTACAGGGCACGGGCAACAGAGCTTTGTTCTCTGCCGTTTAACGCTTCAACAGTTATTCTTTTTTATAACAAAACAAAATTTGATGAACTTGGACTCGTGCCACCAACTACATGGGAACTCTTTCAAGATATTGCAAAGAGCTTAAAAGAACATGGCGCTCAAAATGTTTTGGGAGCAGGGTGGTTACACGGCCATTTTATAGACCAATCTGCAGCATGGCATAATCAAGCAATTGCTACGCAGGGTAATGGAGTTGATGGTGATGATGCACAGCTGTGCTTAAATTCTCCATTTTTTAATCGACATTTTTCTGCCTTGCATACGTGGTACCAAAATGGTTGGTTAACCCTTAAGAGTGCTTCAGATGTAGAGAAAGCGTTTGTAAATCAAGAGATAGTTATGTTGCTTCAGGGTTCAAATCGGCTTCCGATTATCCAGGCTATGTTGCACGATTCTTTCGAAGTGGGAGTTGCTGCTTTGCCTTACTGGAGCTGTGAAGTTGAAAAGCCCTATAACACTATTGCTGGTGGGGCATCATTTTGGGCTTTGGATGGATACGACCAAGAAACCTATCAGGCAATAGCCCATTTTTTCCAGTATCTTATTTCAGTTGATACCCAGATGAAATGGCATCAACAGTCTGGCTATATTCCGGTTATTCAAGCGGCACATCAAGCAATAAGGTCTAATTCTTTTCTCTATAAAAGTGCTCTTGCACAACAGGCTGCTTTAGTTGCCATTGAATCACTTTTGAGCCAATCACAAGAATTTTCGCGTGGAATTTTATTACCAAAATTTCCTGAAATTCGTAAAATTATGCTTGACGAAATGAGTGCTGCGATTCGTGGGGACAAACCTGTTCGGGATGCTCTTGAGACAATTGACTTGCTGAGCAATAGGTGCATAGGGATCTAA